The following are encoded together in the Tripterygium wilfordii isolate XIE 37 chromosome 18, ASM1340144v1, whole genome shotgun sequence genome:
- the LOC119984130 gene encoding myosin heavy chain, non-muscle isoform X1, which translates to MAMEEENQGNAAAKEPSPSCKSQASSSPSQPNPETPNALSVQKPRKLRYPTANKPFGPREFILSVAAMYCSQPLTHDDPNVWGVLTAISKIARNRRQGINILLTSDEHCFGRVVEDMNFRLPYAAVSATHCLIYRKKVASEDSSQTSSHYTSVFLKDTSTNGTYLNWEKLTKNGHEVQVNDGDIISVVAAPDHERAIAFVYRDVLRSTPVIDGTVAKRKGEDIASEGKRLKGIGIGAPEGPISLDDFRSLQRSNMQLRKQLENQVATIEKLSNENRANSELHINEIKAMKESVTRPYLDQLKELRDMLDVKQKELVELNRVLAVQKHAIEDLRERLNVSAQSCNESNEIMKSQKASIVELKAQLDEERDQRKKERDKAAIDLKGAVHRAQSEAQEELKRHSDAALKQERELQDVIKKLQESEKEWCLQVDILKPKLEETRLKLVMSDNNVRQLEKQVSEGQVASASERKRAEGLEHELESLRKELESEKQAAREEAWAKVSSLELEINAAMRDLDFERRRLRAARERIMLRETQLRAFYTTTEEISLLFGKQQEQLKAMQRTLEDEENYENTSLDIDINATYMNINGTLVRENETNGCCTNTKAGYATSAQRFDRNQAVTSSDEASVTEKHDCDIRSQEECQNTQDADYTSKEHVVKGGFGSDLDGVGTAPLLEAETIGTELVLQTESPGIDDERNIDLNKSDTLVEDTMQLDDETPVHESDEQARKGVCENLNHSQSTPLENQRTVEDTETGGTIRTADLLASEVAGSWACSTAPSVHGENESPSKDNEEEGAATILHDLNCQVSESQTAPQSDPTATRWNQERRALSEMIGIVAPDLKEQFGGVVDDSDQRRENQGSSSDSDTEGCADSDDDGGYARGGSLRNAGTQDSHEAEDDTNHDAMNEDDDATQEDSLG; encoded by the exons ATGGCCATGGAAGAGGAAAACCAAGGAAACGCAGCGGCTAAGGAACCGAGCCCGAGCTGTAAATCACAGGCTAGCTCTTCGCCTTCTCAGCCTAACCCAGAAACCCCGAATGCTCTTAGCGTTCAGAAACCAAGAAAACTACGTTATCCCACAGCCAACAAGCCATTCGGTCCCAGAGAATTCATCCTATCGGTGGCAGCCATGTACTGCTCTCAGCCCCTAACCCATGATGACCCCAATGTCTGGGGTGTACTGACTGCCATCTCCAAAATTGCCCGCAATCGCCGTCAG GGAATCAATATACTTTTGACCTCGGATGAGCATTGCTTTGGTCGAGTAGTAGAGGATATGAATTTCCGACTTCCATATGCTGCAGTCAGTGCGACTCATTGTCTGATATATCGTAAGAAAGTTGCAAGTGAAGATTCATCGCAAACATCAAGCCATTACACGTCTGTCTTCTTAAAAGATACTAG TACAAATGGAACATATCTTAATTGGGAGAAGTTGACGAAAAATGGACATGAAGTTCAAGTTAATGATGGAGATATCATATCAGTTGTGGCCGCTCCTGACCATG AACGTGCAATTGCTTTTGTCTATCGAGACGTTCTTAGATCTACTCCCGTGATAGATGGTACAGttgcaaaaagaaaaggag AAGATATTGCTTCAGAAGGCAAGAGACTAAAAGGCATTGGCATTGGTGCTCCTGAAGGCCCTATATCTCTTGATGACTTTCGAAGTCTTCAACGGTCAAACATG CAACTAAGGAAACAGCTGGAAAATCAAGTTGCCACAATCGAAAAGTTGAGCAATGAGAATCGAGCAAACAGCGAACTTCACATAAAT GAAATCAAAGCGATGAAAGAATCAGTTACACGGCCATATCTTGACCAACTCAAAGAGTTGCGTGATATGTTGGATGTTAAACAGAAGGAATTGgtggaactaaatagagtattggCCGTACAAAAACATGCTATAGAGGACCTAAGAGAAAGACTCAATGTTTCAGCTCAATCGTGTAATGAATCAAATGAAATAATGAAGAG TCAGAAAGCATCTATTGTTGAGCTCAAGGCACAACTAGATGAAGAGCGTGaccagagaaaaaaagaaagagacaaggCTGCTATTGATTTGAAAGGAGCAGTACATAGAGCTCAGTCTGAGGCTCAAGAGGAGCTTAAACGACATTCTGATGCTGCTTTAAAACAGGAAAGAGAGCTGCAAGATGTAATTAAGAAGCTTCAG GAAAGTGAGAAAGAATGGTGTTTACAAGTAGACATTTTAAAGCCCAAACTG GAAGAAACAAGGCTAAAATTGGTCATGTCGGACAATAATGTCCGTCAGCTAGAAAAGCAAGTTTCTGAAGGGCAAGTGGCTTCTGCAAGTGAGAGAAAA AGAGCTGAAGGACTTGAGCATGAACTTGAAAGCTTGAGGAAAGAACTTGAGAGTGAAAAG CAGGCTGCCCGAGAAGAGGCTTGGGCTAAAGTTTCTTCCTTAGAACTTGAAATAAATGCTGCAATGCGTGACCTTGATTTTGAGAGGCGGAGATTAAGAGCTGCTAGGGAAAGGATTATGTTAAG GGAAACGCAACTTAGGGCATTTTATACCACCACAGAGGAGATTTCACTGTTGTTTGGTAAGCAGCAGGAACAATTGAAGGCAATGCAGAGGACATTGGAAGATGAGGAAAACTATGAGAACACATCACTTGATATTGATATTAACGCAACTTACATGAATATAAACGGAACCTTGGTCCGAGAAAATGAGACAAATGGGTGTTGTACCAACACAAAGGCAGGTTATGCTACTTCTGCTCAGAGGTTTGACAGAAATCAAGCAGTCACTTCTAGTGATGAAGCTAGCGTCACGGAGAAGCATGACTGTGATATTAGAAGTCAAGAAGAATGCCAAAATACACAGGATGCAGATTATACAAGCAAAGAACATGTTGTTAAGGGTGGTTTTGGTTCTGACTTAGACGGTGTTGGCACAGCACCCCTTCTGGAAGCTGAGACGATTGGAACTGAGCTAGTTCTTCAAACTGAAAGCCCTGGAATTGATGATGAACGTAATATTGATCTTAACAAGTCTGACACTTTGGTTGAGGACACAATGCAGCTCGATGATGAAACCCCTGTACATGAAAGTGACGAGCAAGCCCGAAAAGGTGTTTGTGAAAATCTGAATCACTCCCAGTCAACCCCCCTCGAAAATCAAAGAACTGTGGAAGATACAGAAACAGGAGGCACAATCAGAACAGCAGATCTTTTAGCTTCTGAAGTTGCTGGGAGTTGGGCATGCAGCACTGCCCCTTCTGTCCATGGAGAGAATGAATCTCCAAGTAAAGACAATGAGGAAGAAGGTGCTGCTACAATTCTACATGACTTAAATTGTCAAGTGTCAGAGTCTCAGACTGCCCCCCAATCTGATCCCACTGCCACCCGATGGAATCAAGAGCGTCGAGCATTGAGTGAGATGATTGGTATTGTTGCTCCTGATTTAAAGGAGCAGTTTGGTGGTGTTGTGGATGATAGTGATCAAAGGAGGGAAAACCAGGGTTCTTCATCAGACTCGGACACCGAAGGTTGTGCTGACAGTGATGATGATGGTGGATATGCTAGAGGTGGATCACTTCGAAATGCAGGGACCCAGGATAGTCATGAAGCTGAAGATGATACAAATCATGATGCAATGAATGAAGACGATGATGCTACACAAGAAGATTCTCTTGGATAG
- the LOC119984497 gene encoding 4-hydroxy-tetrahydrodipicolinate synthase, chloroplastic-like, with protein MGTLRSFGPCLRESAPHFPRPNCGDNYKRTNSKWRSLQAAVIPNFHLPMRSFEVKNRTSTEDIKSLRLITAFKTPYLPDGRFDLEAYDDLMNKQIEHGAEGVIVGGTTGEGQLMSWDEHIMLIGHTVNCFGGSIKVIGNTGSNSTREAIHATEQGFAVGMHAALHINPYYGKTSLEGLVSHFDSVLPMGPTIIYNVPSRTGQDIPPRVIHTLAQSPNLAGIKECVGNDRIEEYTNKGFVVWSGNDDQCHDARWDYGATGVISVTSNLVPGLIRELMFSGKNPSLNAKLLPLIEWLFQEPNPIGLNTALAQLGVVRPVFRLPYVPLPLAKRMEFVNLVNQIGREHFVGEKDVQVLDDDKFVLIGRY; from the exons atgggGACGCTGAGGAGCTTTGGTCCGTGCTTGAGGGAATCCGCTCCCCATTTTCCTCGTCCTAATTGCGGAGACAATTACAAGAG GACGAATTCTAAATGGAGATCTCTGCAAGCAGCTGTTATACCTAATTTCCATCTCCCAATGCGTAGTTTTGAGGTAAAAAATAG GACATCAACAGAGGATATAAAGTCTCTCAGGCTGATAACTGCCTTCAAAACCCCATATTTGCCTGATGGGAGATTTGATTTGGAAGCATACGATGACCTGATGAATAAACAGATTGAACATGGTGCTGAAGGTGTTATTGTTGGTGGCACAACTGGTGAAGGCCAACTCATGAGTTGGGATGAACATATAATGCTTATAGGCCACACTGTGAACTGTTTTGGGGGATCGATCAAGGTTATTGGGAACACAGGAAGCAACTCCACAAGAGAAGCCATTCATGCCACTGAACAAGGTTTTGCTGTTGGAATGCATGCTGCTCTTCACATCAATCCTTACTATGGCAAAACCTCTTTGGAAGGCTTGGTTTCTCACTTTGACAGTGTGCTGCCAATGGGCCCTACTATCATATACAATGTGCCATCACGAACTGGCCAAGATATCCCTCCACGCGTGATTCATACTTTAGCACAAAGTCCTAACTTGGCAGGCATCAAGGAATGTGTTGGAAATGATAGGATCGAAGAGTACACAAACAAGGGATTTGTGGTGTGGAGTGGAAATGATGATCAGTGCCATGATGCAAGATGGGATTATGGAGCGACTGGTGTGATTTCCGTCACTAGCAACTTAGTTCCTGGTTTAATCCGAGAACTCATGTTTTCGGGAAAGAACCCTTCCCTTAATGCAAAGCTTTTGCCTCTTATTGAGTGGCTTTTCCAGGAGCCAAATCCCATTGGGTTGAATACTGCTCTTGCGCAACTAGGTGTCGTGAGGCCAGTTTTCAGATTACCATATGTACCTCTTCCTTTGGCAAAGAGGATGGAGTTTGTGAATTTAGTGAACCAAATTGGGCGGGAGCATTTTGTTGGAGAAAAAGACGTCCAGGTCCTCGATGATGATAAGTTCGTCTTGATTggtcgatattga
- the LOC119984130 gene encoding myosin heavy chain, non-muscle isoform X2: MAMEEENQGNAAAKEPSPSCKSQASSSPSQPNPETPNALSVQKPRKLRYPTANKPFGPREFILSVAAMYCSQPLTHDDPNVWGVLTAISKIARNRRQGINILLTSDEHCFGRVVEDMNFRLPYAAVSATHCLIYRKKVASEDSSQTSSHYTSVFLKDTSTNGTYLNWEKLTKNGHEVQVNDGDIISVVAAPDHERAIAFVYRDVLRSTPVIDGTVAKRKGEDIASEGKRLKGIGIGAPEGPISLDDFRSLQRSNMQLRKQLENQVATIEKLSNENRANSELHINEIKAMKESVTRPYLDQLKELRDMLDVKQKELVELNRVLAVQKHAIEDLRERLNVSAQSCNESNEIMKSQKASIVELKAQLDEERDQRKKERDKAAIDLKGAVHRAQSEAQEELKRHSDAALKQERELQDVIKKLQESEKEWCLQVDILKPKLEETRLKLVMSDNNVRQLEKQVSEGQVASASERKRAEGLEHELESLRKELESEKAAREEAWAKVSSLELEINAAMRDLDFERRRLRAARERIMLRETQLRAFYTTTEEISLLFGKQQEQLKAMQRTLEDEENYENTSLDIDINATYMNINGTLVRENETNGCCTNTKAGYATSAQRFDRNQAVTSSDEASVTEKHDCDIRSQEECQNTQDADYTSKEHVVKGGFGSDLDGVGTAPLLEAETIGTELVLQTESPGIDDERNIDLNKSDTLVEDTMQLDDETPVHESDEQARKGVCENLNHSQSTPLENQRTVEDTETGGTIRTADLLASEVAGSWACSTAPSVHGENESPSKDNEEEGAATILHDLNCQVSESQTAPQSDPTATRWNQERRALSEMIGIVAPDLKEQFGGVVDDSDQRRENQGSSSDSDTEGCADSDDDGGYARGGSLRNAGTQDSHEAEDDTNHDAMNEDDDATQEDSLG, from the exons ATGGCCATGGAAGAGGAAAACCAAGGAAACGCAGCGGCTAAGGAACCGAGCCCGAGCTGTAAATCACAGGCTAGCTCTTCGCCTTCTCAGCCTAACCCAGAAACCCCGAATGCTCTTAGCGTTCAGAAACCAAGAAAACTACGTTATCCCACAGCCAACAAGCCATTCGGTCCCAGAGAATTCATCCTATCGGTGGCAGCCATGTACTGCTCTCAGCCCCTAACCCATGATGACCCCAATGTCTGGGGTGTACTGACTGCCATCTCCAAAATTGCCCGCAATCGCCGTCAG GGAATCAATATACTTTTGACCTCGGATGAGCATTGCTTTGGTCGAGTAGTAGAGGATATGAATTTCCGACTTCCATATGCTGCAGTCAGTGCGACTCATTGTCTGATATATCGTAAGAAAGTTGCAAGTGAAGATTCATCGCAAACATCAAGCCATTACACGTCTGTCTTCTTAAAAGATACTAG TACAAATGGAACATATCTTAATTGGGAGAAGTTGACGAAAAATGGACATGAAGTTCAAGTTAATGATGGAGATATCATATCAGTTGTGGCCGCTCCTGACCATG AACGTGCAATTGCTTTTGTCTATCGAGACGTTCTTAGATCTACTCCCGTGATAGATGGTACAGttgcaaaaagaaaaggag AAGATATTGCTTCAGAAGGCAAGAGACTAAAAGGCATTGGCATTGGTGCTCCTGAAGGCCCTATATCTCTTGATGACTTTCGAAGTCTTCAACGGTCAAACATG CAACTAAGGAAACAGCTGGAAAATCAAGTTGCCACAATCGAAAAGTTGAGCAATGAGAATCGAGCAAACAGCGAACTTCACATAAAT GAAATCAAAGCGATGAAAGAATCAGTTACACGGCCATATCTTGACCAACTCAAAGAGTTGCGTGATATGTTGGATGTTAAACAGAAGGAATTGgtggaactaaatagagtattggCCGTACAAAAACATGCTATAGAGGACCTAAGAGAAAGACTCAATGTTTCAGCTCAATCGTGTAATGAATCAAATGAAATAATGAAGAG TCAGAAAGCATCTATTGTTGAGCTCAAGGCACAACTAGATGAAGAGCGTGaccagagaaaaaaagaaagagacaaggCTGCTATTGATTTGAAAGGAGCAGTACATAGAGCTCAGTCTGAGGCTCAAGAGGAGCTTAAACGACATTCTGATGCTGCTTTAAAACAGGAAAGAGAGCTGCAAGATGTAATTAAGAAGCTTCAG GAAAGTGAGAAAGAATGGTGTTTACAAGTAGACATTTTAAAGCCCAAACTG GAAGAAACAAGGCTAAAATTGGTCATGTCGGACAATAATGTCCGTCAGCTAGAAAAGCAAGTTTCTGAAGGGCAAGTGGCTTCTGCAAGTGAGAGAAAA AGAGCTGAAGGACTTGAGCATGAACTTGAAAGCTTGAGGAAAGAACTTGAGAGTGAAAAG GCTGCCCGAGAAGAGGCTTGGGCTAAAGTTTCTTCCTTAGAACTTGAAATAAATGCTGCAATGCGTGACCTTGATTTTGAGAGGCGGAGATTAAGAGCTGCTAGGGAAAGGATTATGTTAAG GGAAACGCAACTTAGGGCATTTTATACCACCACAGAGGAGATTTCACTGTTGTTTGGTAAGCAGCAGGAACAATTGAAGGCAATGCAGAGGACATTGGAAGATGAGGAAAACTATGAGAACACATCACTTGATATTGATATTAACGCAACTTACATGAATATAAACGGAACCTTGGTCCGAGAAAATGAGACAAATGGGTGTTGTACCAACACAAAGGCAGGTTATGCTACTTCTGCTCAGAGGTTTGACAGAAATCAAGCAGTCACTTCTAGTGATGAAGCTAGCGTCACGGAGAAGCATGACTGTGATATTAGAAGTCAAGAAGAATGCCAAAATACACAGGATGCAGATTATACAAGCAAAGAACATGTTGTTAAGGGTGGTTTTGGTTCTGACTTAGACGGTGTTGGCACAGCACCCCTTCTGGAAGCTGAGACGATTGGAACTGAGCTAGTTCTTCAAACTGAAAGCCCTGGAATTGATGATGAACGTAATATTGATCTTAACAAGTCTGACACTTTGGTTGAGGACACAATGCAGCTCGATGATGAAACCCCTGTACATGAAAGTGACGAGCAAGCCCGAAAAGGTGTTTGTGAAAATCTGAATCACTCCCAGTCAACCCCCCTCGAAAATCAAAGAACTGTGGAAGATACAGAAACAGGAGGCACAATCAGAACAGCAGATCTTTTAGCTTCTGAAGTTGCTGGGAGTTGGGCATGCAGCACTGCCCCTTCTGTCCATGGAGAGAATGAATCTCCAAGTAAAGACAATGAGGAAGAAGGTGCTGCTACAATTCTACATGACTTAAATTGTCAAGTGTCAGAGTCTCAGACTGCCCCCCAATCTGATCCCACTGCCACCCGATGGAATCAAGAGCGTCGAGCATTGAGTGAGATGATTGGTATTGTTGCTCCTGATTTAAAGGAGCAGTTTGGTGGTGTTGTGGATGATAGTGATCAAAGGAGGGAAAACCAGGGTTCTTCATCAGACTCGGACACCGAAGGTTGTGCTGACAGTGATGATGATGGTGGATATGCTAGAGGTGGATCACTTCGAAATGCAGGGACCCAGGATAGTCATGAAGCTGAAGATGATACAAATCATGATGCAATGAATGAAGACGATGATGCTACACAAGAAGATTCTCTTGGATAG
- the LOC119984814 gene encoding ankyrin repeat and zinc finger domain-containing protein 1 — MATEPSPPTMNTTASPQEKRHRSIFEVPSTFFDGCRLISPAATTVPEPLSISGTSILAYDLDDAVDKPEKAPRHDVVPSRWTCNTCKGEFDSLQDQRSHFKSDIHRFNVKLSLAGKDIVKEEDFDELTSDSFKDYDVSSISGSEDEAEKGSLTRIDLRKGSTEIRQKLFIHLQTRERVSIWKCLLLNESESISYENDTGISADNSRITPHLTKSEVLARLRFLTHEPRDNSQLRIVLLASGGHFAGCVFDGSLVVTHKTFHRYVVRAKSGRTQSSKDATGKAANSAGAALRRYNELALKKDIQELLALWKPYFEACSCIFIHAPSTNRQLLYNGEKPYFSHQHCVICNVPLTVRRPTFKEAKRIYNQLTQVAYEVDDKDIGIKEEPPLTTSTISNGNLESMKVDSRKKIIHGETVEAFSSLKYPDEPSRSSESDSESVCTSTPLHEAAQSGNVPKVLELLEQGLDPCIKNENGQTPYMVASEKEVRNTFRRFMALNLDKWDWHAANVPSALTKEMEESQAAKQAEKDAKRKARAKELKKLRKAKEKKAQEQAAASQNAKPDVKNQPASPSVSRGPSQSSGGSRMSMEEERKQAQAVEREKRAAAAEKRLAATLNAQHNSTTSDPSPSQPKSGAATDLNCSCCGASLAGKVPFHRYNYKYCSTSCMYVHKEHLEDE; from the exons ATGGCTACCGAGCCTTCTCCTCCTACCATGAACACGACCGCCTCTCCGCAAGAGAAACGGCATCGTTCGATTTTTGAGGTTCCTTCTACCTTCTTCGACGGATGTCGCTTAATATCGCCTGCTGCAACTACGGTACCGGAGCCACTTTCCATCTCCGGGACTTCAATTCTCGCTTACGACTTAGATGACGCCGTTGATAAACCCGAAAAAGCTCCCAGACACGATGTTGTGCCGTCCAGATGGACCTGCAACACTTGCAAGGGCGAGTTTGACTCTCTTCAGGACCAGCGGTCGCACTTCAAATCTGATATTCATCGCTTTAAC GTAAAGCTAAGCCTTGCTGGGAAGGATATTGTGAAGGAGGAAGATTTTGATGAGTTGACCTCTGATTCTTTCAAGGACTATGACGTATCAAGTATATCAGGATCGGAAGATGAAGCTGAAAAGGGCTCCTTGACTCGCATTGATCTGCGTAAAGGATCAACTGAAATTAGGCAGAAGCTATTTATTCATCTCCAGACTCGAGAGAGGGTTTCAATCTGGAAGTGTTTACTTCTGAATGAATCAGAAAGTATTTCATACGAGAATGACACAGGAATCTCTGCCGATAATAGCAGGATCACGCCACACTTGACAAAAAGTGAAGTGCTCGCGAGATTGAGATTTTTGACACATGAGCCTAGGGATAATAGTCAATTGAGGATTGTTTTGCTTGCAAGTGGTGGGCACTTTGCTGGCTGTGTCTTCGATGGTAGCCTGGTTGTGACCCACAAAACATTCCACAG ATATGTTGTAAGAGCCAAGTCCGGGAGGACACAGTCATCGAAAGATGCGACTGGCAAGGCGGCGAATTCCGCTGGAGCTGCACTTCGGCGTTACAATGAACTAGCTTTGAAGAAG gatattcaagAACTACTTGCTTTGTGGAAACCTTATTTTGAAGCTTGCTCCTGCATTTTCATTCATGCTCCATCAACCAATCGCCAGCTACTTTATAACGGAGAAAAGCCATACTTTAGTCATCAGCACTGTGTTATTTGTAATGTTCCATTGACTGTTCGGAGGCCTACCTTCAAGGAAGCCAAGCGTATATACAACCAGTTGACACAAGTGGCCTATGAGGTAGATGACAAGGACATTGGTATTAAAGAGGAACCCCCACTAACCACAAGCACTATAAGCAATGGCAACCTGGAGTCTATGAAAGTGGACTCcaggaaaaaaattattcatgGAGAAACCGTTGAAGCTTTTTCAAGTCTTAAATATCCTGATGAGCCTTCTAGATCCAGTGAAAGTGACAGTGAATCAGTCTGTACGTCGACACCTTTGCATGAAGCTGCACAATCGGGAAATGTTCCCAAGGTTTTGGAACTCCTAGAACAGGGTTTGGATCCTTGCATCAAGAACGAAAATGGGCAGACCCCTTATATGGTGGCAAGTGAGAAAGAAGTCAGGAATACTTTCAGGCGTTTTATGGCTTTAAACCTTGATAAGTGGGATTGGCATGCTGCAAATGTGCCTAGTGCGTTAACAAAAGAAATGGAGGAATCTCAGGCTGCTAAGCAG GCAGAGAAAGACGCAAAGAGGAAAGCAAGAGCGAAGGAATTAAAGAAATTACGTAAAGCGAAAGAGAAGAAGGCTCAG GAACAGGCTGCTGCATCCCAAAATGCTAAACCTGATGTCAAGAATCAGCCTGCTTCACCTTCAGTTTCCAGGGGACCGTCTCAATCTAGTGGAGGATCAAGGATGTCAATGGAG GAGGAAAGAAAGCAAGCACAGGCTGTTGAGAGGGAAAAGAGAGCTGCTGCAGCTGAGAAGAGACTAGCTGCAACCCTTAATGCCCAACACAATAGCACAACTAGTGATCCTAGCCCTTCACAACCCAAAAGTGGGGCAGCAACCGACTTAAATTGCTCTTGCTGTGGTGCATCATTGGCTGGTAAAGTTCCGTTTCACAGGTATAATTATAAATACTGCAGTACATCTTGCATGTATGTTCATAAAGAGCACCTGGAGGATGAATAA